A single genomic interval of Gossypium raimondii isolate GPD5lz chromosome 11, ASM2569854v1, whole genome shotgun sequence harbors:
- the LOC105803907 gene encoding uncharacterized protein LOC105803907, protein MACLDMYNSEHKGHHHHCPPMSPRISFSNDFVETQQVMKQERNSREAPVSSDFEFSVSNYSMMSADELFFKGKLLPFKDNCNNQMQRTLREELLAGDDDDNNVTRTPPKGSTRWKGFLGLKRTHIGSKKADKINEVSMERMGDNKRFAFVHEDTQVVKTSQELLTEGGSGCRNVEIGI, encoded by the exons ATGGCATGCTTAGACATGTATAATTCGGAGCACAAAGGTCATCATCATCACTGCCCCCCAATGAGTCCAAGAATCTCATTCTCAAATGATTTTGTTGAGACTCAGCAGGTTATGAAGCAAGAGAGGAACTCAAGGGAGGCTCCAGTGTCGTCAGACTTTGAATTCTCAGTATCTAACTACTCCATGATGAGTGCTGATGAGCTTTTCTTTAAGGGTAAGCTTTTGCCATTTAAAGATAATTGTAACAATCAAATGCAAAGGACTTTGAGGGAAGAGCTTCTTGCtggagatgatgatgataataatgtGACACGAACGCCTCCTAAGGGTTCCACAAGGTGGAAGGGATTTCTGGGGCTCAAGAGAACCCACATTGGTTCCAAAAAAGCTGATAAGATTAATGAAGTGTCCATGGAGAGAATGGGTGACAATAAAAGGTTTGCTTTTGTTCATGAGGACACCCAAGTCGTCAAAACTTCACag GAACTTTTGACTGAAGGAGGGTCAGGTTGCAGGAATGTGGAGATTGGAATATAG